One Cicer arietinum cultivar CDC Frontier isolate Library 1 chromosome 8, Cicar.CDCFrontier_v2.0, whole genome shotgun sequence DNA segment encodes these proteins:
- the LOC105851126 gene encoding TMV resistance protein N-like, protein MNYRYEYKFIGEIVKYISNKINRISLHVANYPVGLRSRVQQVKLLLDEGSNDGVNMVGIFGTVGMGKSTLARAIYNFVADQFEGLCFLHNVRENSSQNNLKHLQEELLLKTIGLKIKVGDVSEGIQIIKERLHTKKVLLILDDVNKLEQLHAMAGELDWFGRGSRVIVTTRDEHLLKCHDIERRYEIECLNGKEALDLLRWMGFKSNKVHSSYEPILNRAISYTSGLPLAIEILGSNLFGKGIEAWKYTLDGYTKSPNKEIQKLLKVSFDALEEEEQSVFLDIACFFKGCELREVEEILHAHYGCSIKHRIKVLVEKSLIKITHFDFRNNVTLHDLIEDMGKEIVRQESPKKPEKRSRLWFQEDIFEVLQKNKESSKIEMISLDCDSIKEVLDWNKKSFEKMKSLKTLIIKSGNFFINFPNSLRVLKWEYSHSTCILSSFVDKTFWNMKILELDNCEYLTQISDVSCLPNLEELSFQHCENLTTIHNSIGFLNKLEFLYANDCVKLRSFPPLMLSSLKKLQINGCKSLHSFPEILDKMENIETISIDGTSIDGFPTSFQNLIGLVYVCIEGNGIFTLSSSICEISNLLTISFWGNQTLLLSQNDKLSSTVSSNVIDLDLKNSNLSDVYIPIILTWFANVKYLDLSQNNFTILPECIKECQLLRNLKLDDCKFLEEILGIPPNLKVFSALRCKSLNFSSRSMLLNQQVHEAGETRFSFPSPGNEMIPKWFNHKSRGSTSFWFRNKFPSALIFFFAKSMKHKRNENGRSYHYWLMFLKLEATLLFNDCDYKLYLPHCSSYYPDDRIQLEHTYVFDLKLQAEVDVKEYDDTREEKRKLIKSKLGEAFFKKEWIHLKIEYRNVFDKELKVPTKYGIYIFKEKNYMEDIRFTDPNRKC, encoded by the exons ATGAATTATAGATATGAATACAAGTTTATTGGGGAAATAGTGAAATACATCTCCAACAAGATCAATCGTATTTCATTGCATGTTGCGAACTACCCCGTTGGATTACGGTCTCGAGTACAACAAGTTAAATTGCTTCTTGACGAGGGATCCAATGATGGGGTGAACATGGTGGGAATTTTTGGTACCGTAGGAATGGGAAAATCAACACTTGCAAGAGCAATTTACAATTTTGTTGCTGATCAATTTGAAGGTTTATGTTTTCTTCATAATGTGAGAGAAAATTCATCTCAAAACAACTTGAAACATCTCCAAGAAGAGCTCCTTTTAAAAACAATTGGATTGAAAATTAAGGTAGGAGATGTTAGTGAGGGAATTCAAATCATAAAGGAAAGGCTACATACAAAAAAAGTTCTTTTAATTCTCGACGATGTTAACAAACTAGAACAGTTACATGCCATGGCCGGAGAGCTAGACTGGTTCGGTCGTGGTAGTAGAGTCATCGTTACCACTCGAGACGAACACTTACTAAAATGTCATGATATTGAAAGAAGATATGAAATAGAATGTTTAAATGGGAAAGAAGCTCTTGATTTGTTGAGGTGGATGGGTTTTAAATCTAACAAAGTTCATTCAAGTTATGAACCAATTTTAAACCGTGCAATTAGTTATACTTCAGGCCTTCCATTAGCTATTGAAATATTGGGTTCAAATTTGTTTGGAAAGGGCATAGAAGCATGGAAGTATACATTAGATGGATATACAAAGAGTCCTAATAAAGAAATTCAAAAGTTACTTAAAGTAAGTTTTGATGCTTTAGAGGAAGAGGAACAAAGTGTCTTTTTAGATATTGCTTGTTTTTTCAAAGGATGTGAATTGAGAGAGGTTGAAGAGATACTTCATGCTCATTATGGTTGCTCTATAAAACATAGAATTAAAGTGTTGGTTGAAAAATCTCTCATTAAGATTACTCATTTCGATTTTAGAAATAACGTTACATTACATGATTTGATAGAGGACATGGGTAAAGAAATTGTACGACAAGAATCACCCAAAAAGCCTGAAAAACGTAGTAGATTATGGTTCCAAGAAGATATATTTGAAGTTTTACAAAAGAATAAG GAAAGTAGTAAAATTGAAATGATATCTCTGGATTGCGACTCAATTAAAGAGGTATTAGATTGGAATAAAAAGTCATTCGAGAAGATGAAAAGTCTCAAAACACTTATAATTAAAAGTGgtaattttttcataaattttccAAATAGTTTGAGAGTATTAAAATGGGAATACTCTCATTCAACATGTATACTATCTAGCTTTGTCGACAAG ACATTTTggaatatgaaaattttggaacTGGACAATTGTGAATATTTAACACAAATATCAGATGTCTCATGTCTTCCAAATTTAGAAGAACTTTCATTTCAGCATTGTGAGAATTTaacaacaattcacaattctatTGGATTCTTGAATAAACTTGAATTCTTATATGCTAATGATTGTGTCAAGTTGAGGAGTTTTCCACCATTGATGTTGTCTTCTCTTAAAAAGCTACAAATTAATGGTTGTAAGAGTCTTCATAGTTTTCCAGAAATATTGGACAAGATGGAAAATATAGAAACCATTTCAATTGATGGAACTTCCATAGATGGCTTTCCAACTTCATTTCAAAATCTCATTGGACTTGTTTATGTATGTATAGAAGGAAATGGAATTTTCACTCTATCAAGTAGCATTTGTGAGATTTCAAATTTGTTAACAATTTCATTTTGGGGTAATCAAACATTATTGCTGAGTCAGAATGATAAATTGAGTTCCACAGTGTCTTCAAATGTGATAGATCTTGACCTAAAAAACAGCAACCTCTCTGATGTATATATTCCAATTATTCTCACATGGTTTGCAAATGTGAAATATCTAGACCtttctcaaaataatttcaCAATTCTTCCAGAATGCATCAAAGAATGTCAATTACTACGAAATCTTAAATTGGATGATTGCAAATTTCTTGAGGAAATTTTAGGGATTCCTCCAAATCTCAAAGTTTTTTCTGCATTAAGATGCAAATCATTAAATTTCTCAAGTAGAAGCATGCTACTAAATCAG CAAGTTCATGAGGCTGGAGAAACCAGGTTTAGTTTTCCATCACCAGGAAATGAAATGATTCCAAAATGGTTTAATCACAAAAGCAGAGGATCTACATCTTTTTGGTTTCGTAACAAGTTCCCTTCtgctttaattttcttttttgctaAATCAATGAAGCATAAGAGAAATGAAAATGGAAGGTCTTATCATTATTGGCTGATGTTTCTTAAATTAGAAGCTACTCTGTTGTTCAATGATTGTGACTATAAATTGTATCTTCCTCATTGTTCGTCATATTATCCCGATGATCGGATACAACTCGAACATACATATGTTTTTGATTTGAAACTGCAAGCTGAGGTTGATGTTAAAGAATATGACGACACGCGGGAAGAGAAGCGAAAACTGATCAAATCTAAATTGGGTGAAgcattttttaaaaaggaatGGATTCATTTGAAGATTGAGTATAGGAATGTGTTTGATAAGGAGTTGAAAGTTCCCACAAAATATGGAATCTACATTTTCAAGGAGAAAAACTACATGGAGGATATCAGATTCACTGATCCTAATAGAAAGTGTTAA
- the LOC101503177 gene encoding methylecgonone reductase-like, with protein sequence MEAKKVYEVTLNSGKKMPMIGLGTATAPLPSNEALISILVDAIEIGYRHFDTAAVYGSEESLGKAISKALELGLIKNRDEVFITSKLWCTHAHPNLVLPALKTTLKKLGLEYVDLYLIHWPVRLRQDVVGFNYTGEDVIPFDIKGTWKAMEDCNKLGLAKSIGVSNFGIKKLSLILENGTIPPAVNQVQLNPSWQQGKLKDFCKQKGIHMSAWSPLGGYKVFWGSNVVMENPILHEIAEARNKTIAQIALRWILEQGTSAIVKSFNKERMKQNLEIFDWELSQEELDKINKIPQCIPYNAEMFVSKNGPYKSLEELFE encoded by the exons atggaagCAAAGAAAGTATATGAGGTGACACTAAATTCAGGAAAAAAGATGCCAATGATAGGACTAGGAACTGCAACAGCACCTCTTCCATCAAATGAAGCTCTTATTTCAATTTTGGTTGATGCAATTGAAATTGGTTATAGACATTTTGATACTGCTGCTGTATATGGTAGTGAAGAATCTCTAggaaaagctatttcaaaggcTTTAGAGTTAGGCCTTATCAAAAATAGAGATGAAGTTTTCATTACTTCCAAGTTATGGTGTACTCATGCTCACCCTAATCTTGTTCTTCCAGCTCTCAAAACAACTCTCAA AAAACTTGGGTTGGAGTATGTTGATCTCTACTTGATTCATTGGCCAGTGAGGTTGAGACAAGATGTTGTAGGCTTTAACTACACAGGTGAAGATGTGATTCCTTTTGACATAAAAGGAACATGGAAAGCTATGGAAGATTGTAATAAATTAGGCTTAGCTAAGTCTATTGGTGTTAGCAACTTTGGCATCAAAAAGCTTTCTCTAATCTTAGAAAATGGCACCATTCCTCCTGCAGTTAATCAG GTGCAATTGAATCCATCATGGCAACAAGGGAAACTGAAGGATTTTTGCAAGCAAAAAGGAATTCATATGAGTGCATGGTCACCATTAGGAGGATACAAAGTTTTTTGGGGTTCTAATGTTGTCATGGAGAATCCAATTCTTCATGAAATTGCTGAGGCTAGAAATAAGACTATAGCTCAG ATAGCACTAAGATGGATACTTGAGCAAGGGACAAGTGCAATTGTGAAAAGCTTCAACAAAGAAAGGATGAAACAAAAccttgaaatatttgattgggAATTGAGCCAAGAGGAATTGGACAAAATCAATAAGATTCCACAATGCATACCTTACAATGCAGAAATGTTTGTATCCAAAAATGGACCTTACAAATCCTTGGAAGAGTTATttgaataa